Part of the Aureitalea marina genome, GGTGGTATTGCGGGTAATGACCAGGTTCTTGGAATTACAACCTGTGACCTCAGCCAGTTTGCTGGCCATCCTGGCCTTGTTCTCCCACTGAACAGTCCGCATATAATAGGAGCCTTCATAATTGACCATTTCAATGTGCTCCTGCAATTTCTTTAAGGTAGGTTGAGGGATGATGTTGTAATATCCACTTTCCAGATTGATGTAATCCGGTTTCAATTTGTAATCGGAACGGATCTTGGCCCAGAAGTCCTCATCGGCGTAAAGCAACTTGTCATTAGCTGGTATCTCTGCTGTCCAGTTGGGGAGATCCAGGGAAAGCAAAGGCAGGCCCGTTCCTGCCAGGGCCAGGGATCTTAAGAATTCACGCTTCTTCATGGTCGGATTGTTTGTTTTAAATATAACAAAAGCAACCCGAAGGTTGCTTTCTATTTATGAATTCCGACTTAGTCGATCTTTTTATAATTTTCCGAGAAATAACGATTTCCGTCATTGTCCATGGCGATCTGCCGGAATCGGCCTTCTTCGAATTCCAGTTCAAACCGAAAGACCGTAATGGTGTCAATAGCCTGCATCATGGGATTGGACCCGTACTCTATCCTTTCTTCCAACCAATCATCTGCTATGGAATAGGAACCGTACCCAAACCATTCCAAGGTATCTTTGGGGTTGTACCGGGTCCACATGACCTTGCTGTGGCTGTAGACTTTAACCTGCCTATAGCCGTGCATATTGGCAGCGGTGTCCACCACCTCGTTGTTCTCATAGAAATATTGGTCTTCTAATTCCCAGACACCCTGTAAACGGGGATCATGAGTGGGTGTTTCATGGGTTGCCGCAGCCAGTAGAATTGCCGATACCACAACAACAAACAGAATGATGCTTAGCTTTTTCATGGTCAGGTGGTGTTTAGAATTGTACCAGTTAAGTTAGTGAAAATAAACGTAGGTTCCTCGTTATTAGGGAGTAGGACGCGTATTATCTTACAGTAGGAGTGTATAGTAACGTTTTAATAACTCCTAAATCTTGCCCTCAGAGATAGAAAGGTTTTGATTCGTAAGTTAAATTTTGACTGAATGAGACCAGCATATACCATGATGATCGCAATAACTCTTGTCTTTACCGCTTGTAAGGATGAGGGCCGATCAAGATCAGAGGATAAGCAAATCGTTTCCGAGAAGGTGACCGGTGAATCACTCTCACGGATATACTGCGCCTCCTGCCATCAATACCCTCCACCATCGACACTGGACAAGGAGACCTGGGAAGAATTCATGCTTCCCAGAATGGGCTATATGTTTGGGATCTATAACTCGCAGGAGGAGAGAGAGGCCCTTTTCGAGAAGAACGAAGGTGGAGAAATTGTGCGAAGAAGCAACTTGTTTCCTGCCCAACGAACCATCGACAGCCTCGATTGGGAAATGATAGTCGATTACTATCTGAAGAATGCACCTCTGGAACTTGCGGAACCTGACAAACTGCCGATCGCCATGGACCTTGATCGATTCGAGCTGATCGTTCCAAGCCAGAAGGTACGGGTGCCCAGTTCCACTATGGCCAATTTTGCACCCGATGGTTCAATTTATCTCGGGGATGCCATGACCGGGAGCTTCTCGGTGTTTAGTTCCGATCTTCAATTACGTTCTACCGGTAACGTACAGGAAGGTGCAGTAAGCCTCTTCGACGATGGCGAAAGATTTTGGTTAACGGTTATGGGTAGCTTTTCGCCCACAGATGCTCCAAGAGGTCTTATCGCGACGCTGCCTAAGACGACAGGGGAGAATGCATCTGTCCCGATCACAGAGCTCCAGCGTCCCGTCCACAGTAGTTTCGGGGACATGGATGGTGATGGTGACCAAGATGTTGTAGTAGCTGAGTTTGGCAAATGGACCGGTGCCCTTTCCTTACATCTCATGGAAGACGGGGAATACCGAAAGGTCGTTCTCCACAACACACCAGGTGCAATAAAGAGTTACATAAAGGATATGAATGGGGATGGCAAACTAGATATAGTCGCACTTTTTGCGCAAGGATCGGAGGGAATAGACATCTTTTACAACGATGGCCGGGCAAATTTTCGAAGGGAGCGTGTATTGGAATTCAGTCCCTCCATGGGAAGCAGCTTTATGAACCTGATCGACTACAACAAGGACGGTTACCCTGATATAGTCTTCACAGCGGGGGACAATGCAGATTACAAACCATTGATGAAACCCTGGCATGGGGTCTATATTTTCATCAATGATGGCCAGAACAATTTTCGGCAGGAGGTTTTCCTGCATCTCAACGGGGCTTACAATGCAGTTGTAGAGGATTTTGACCTGGACGGGGACACGGATATTGCGGCCATCTCCTTCTTTCCGGATTGGGTGAACACTCCGGAGGAGGGTTTTGTGTACTTCGAGAACGAGAAAGGTGAATTCAGTGCCTCCACCTTTGAACAGGTGAATGCAGGACGATGGGTGGTCATGGACGCTGCAGACTATGACCAAGATGGAGACTTAGATCTTGTACTTGGCTCCTTGGCATTTGAGGTAGTGCCTAAACTGGGTTATGTTGAAAAATGGGTAGAAAAAGGCATTCCTTTCATCGTTTTAAAGAACAGATCCCGTTAAATGCTGTTTAGAAGGCTTCTAAATAAATTGATCGATGATCTGTCGTTACAGCTTTTGAATTCTTTGGCACACCCCTTTTTAGAAATGCCGATTCAGCAGTGGCAGGCATTTATGGAATATGACTGTCGGATTTACCCTTCGTAGACTACAATACGCTGTATTACAGAATTGTAAATTAACGTTGAACGTATATCGATATCAGTTAACGTTGTCCTAAACTTCCTAACATTCAGCTTACTTTTTTTTTAAAGTCAAAATAGTTTTCGCTAACAAGGCGCGATTAGTTTTACGATGGTTTATAATCAAACACTAAAACTAAACGCATGAAAATTAAAGTACTATCATTAATGTTATTTGCCTTTACCCTGACATTGGTTGGGCAAAACGAATTTCCATCCCGAGTGGTTGAAATCGACTGGGAGGCCACCGAAGTAGTGGTTCCCCCTTCTCCATTTCAATATCAAGTCCTATTTATAGGAGGGGAGGATCTTGTTCAAACGGGAGAAAATGAAGCTGTTCCTGCCAAACAGTGGCACGATTTCATTGGATTTACTCCTCTTACCGCAGAGGATTGTGTGGACGATCCTAACGCCCTCGGATGGGTATCCATTAACCACGAACGCATCACTGCCGACGACAAGATTGGTGACGGTGGGGGAATGACTGCCTTCCTTTTGGGCCGCGATCCTGGTAACGACGAACTATACGTTATTCCCCAGACTTTGTCTGATGGTCGTTCTGGAGATTTCTTCAATGTTGATTTCAGCAATGTTGGAGAAACCGGGATGAACTGTGGGGGGATCAACTCCATAGTGGATGGTCGTATCTGGACCGCCGAAGAGTGGTTCCGAAACAGCAATGATGACATTTACGACGATGGCAACGGAGTACGGGACACCACAGACTACGTCATCAAATATACTGAGTTCGATGCCGCCAATTTCCAAACCATTCCTAAGTACCAGAACTTCAACTGGATGGTAGAGATCGATCCTCGTGAGGCTAAAGCCGTTCGCAAGCAGTACAACTGGGGACGTCAGCCTTTTGAAGGAGGAACTATTGCTGCAGACAATCAAACGGCTTACCTAGGCGCA contains:
- a CDS encoding FG-GAP repeat domain-containing protein — protein: MRPAYTMMIAITLVFTACKDEGRSRSEDKQIVSEKVTGESLSRIYCASCHQYPPPSTLDKETWEEFMLPRMGYMFGIYNSQEEREALFEKNEGGEIVRRSNLFPAQRTIDSLDWEMIVDYYLKNAPLELAEPDKLPIAMDLDRFELIVPSQKVRVPSSTMANFAPDGSIYLGDAMTGSFSVFSSDLQLRSTGNVQEGAVSLFDDGERFWLTVMGSFSPTDAPRGLIATLPKTTGENASVPITELQRPVHSSFGDMDGDGDQDVVVAEFGKWTGALSLHLMEDGEYRKVVLHNTPGAIKSYIKDMNGDGKLDIVALFAQGSEGIDIFYNDGRANFRRERVLEFSPSMGSSFMNLIDYNKDGYPDIVFTAGDNADYKPLMKPWHGVYIFINDGQNNFRQEVFLHLNGAYNAVVEDFDLDGDTDIAAISFFPDWVNTPEEGFVYFENEKGEFSASTFEQVNAGRWVVMDAADYDQDGDLDLVLGSLAFEVVPKLGYVEKWVEKGIPFIVLKNRSR